A window of Anaeromyxobacter sp. contains these coding sequences:
- a CDS encoding chorismate-binding protein: MAAPDVHAVLELDSAPWGRLRFGAPVEVIEARRLAEVRPAIRLVEAAARAGRWAVGYLAYEAAPAFDEALVVRAGEGPLVWFGIHERPLERDLAPDRDFDLARGLDPFQAALLDLHPEVDRAAHQASVERLREAIAAGTAYQVNLTYRLRGRLVGDPLALYRRLRAAQGGGETAFLRAGDRAIVSASPELFLLKTGDRVLTRPMKGTARRGRFAEEDEAAARALAGSEKDRAENVMIADLTRNDLGRVAETGSVAVTSRFDVVRLRTVWQLTSTVEARLAPGAGLRRCSAPPSPAAPSPAPQGHGHRLIAAEERAPRGPTAARWGRWPGRRRLLQRGHPHRGGRARRRGRYGTGGGITWGSDAEAEWDEAQAKTAVLAAAPGRPHCSRPCGSRGRPGPRSTATWRAWRRRPATTPCRSTWPPPACAGGGAGRPGSAPAAARAGRGRSPWSGPRGSRRSKARPPGLAARFISSRDPALSHVIHGPRPLPRPGAGRPDCFDVILLNEAGGPTRRPPSAPWWWSRRPAGDACSRRACCPGSSAPTSWRASRWLERPLTRAEVERTTRLGW; this comes from the coding sequence ATGGCCGCCCCGGACGTCCACGCCGTGCTGGAGCTCGACAGCGCCCCCTGGGGGCGGCTCCGCTTCGGCGCCCCGGTGGAGGTGATCGAGGCCCGGCGGCTGGCCGAGGTGCGCCCCGCCATCCGGCTGGTGGAGGCCGCGGCCCGGGCCGGGCGCTGGGCGGTGGGGTACCTGGCCTACGAGGCGGCGCCGGCGTTCGACGAGGCCCTGGTGGTGCGGGCCGGGGAGGGGCCGCTCGTCTGGTTCGGGATCCACGAGCGGCCGCTCGAGCGCGATCTCGCCCCCGACCGCGACTTCGACCTCGCCCGCGGCCTCGACCCCTTCCAGGCCGCCCTCCTGGACCTCCACCCCGAGGTGGACCGCGCCGCCCACCAGGCCTCGGTGGAGCGGCTCCGCGAGGCCATCGCGGCCGGCACCGCCTACCAGGTGAACCTGACCTATCGGCTGCGGGGCCGGCTGGTCGGTGACCCGCTCGCCCTCTACCGGCGGCTCCGCGCGGCGCAGGGTGGCGGCGAGACCGCCTTCCTGCGCGCCGGCGACCGGGCCATCGTCTCGGCCTCGCCGGAGCTCTTCCTGCTGAAGACCGGCGACCGGGTGCTGACCCGTCCGATGAAGGGCACGGCGCGGCGCGGCCGCTTCGCCGAGGAGGACGAGGCCGCGGCGCGGGCGCTGGCCGGCTCGGAGAAGGACCGGGCCGAGAACGTCATGATCGCCGACCTGACGCGCAACGACCTCGGCCGGGTGGCCGAGACCGGCAGCGTGGCGGTGACCTCGCGCTTCGACGTGGTCCGCCTGCGCACCGTCTGGCAGCTCACCTCCACCGTGGAGGCCAGGCTGGCGCCGGGGGCCGGCCTGAGGCGCTGCTCGGCGCCACCTTCCCCTGCGGCTCCATCACCGGCGCCCCAAGGCCATGGCCACCGGCTCATCGCGGCCGAGGAGCGCGCGCCGCGGGGGCCTACTGCGGCGCGGTGGGGGCGGTGGCCCGGGCGGCGACGCCTGCTTCAACGTGGCCATCCGCACCGTGGAGGTCGGGCTCGACGGCGCGGCCGCTACGGCACCGGCGGCGGCATCACCTGGGGCTCCGACGCCGAGGCCGAGTGGGACGAGGCGCAGGCCAAGACCGCGGTGCTGGCCGCCGCGCCGGGCCGCCCCCACTGCTCGAGACCATGCGGCTCGAGGGGGCGGCCGGGGCCCCGCTCGACGGCCACCTGGCGCGCCTGGCGGCGTCGGCCCGCTACCACGCCCTGCCGGTCGACCTGGCCGCCGCCCGCGTGCGCTGGTGGAGGCGCAGGGCGGCCAGGGTCGGCTCCGGCTGCTGCTCGGGCCGGACGGGGGCGCTCACCCTGGAGCGGGCCCCGCGGTTCGCGCCGCTCGAAGGCCCGGCCGCCTGGCCTTGCCGCGCGCTTCATCTCGAGCCGCGACCCGGCCCTGTCCCACGTTATTCACGGCCCGCGGCCTCTACCGAGGCCCGGCGCCGGGCGCCCTGACTGCTTCGACGTCATCCTGCTGAACGAGGCGGGCGGGCCCACCCGGAGACCACCATCGGCACCCTGGTGGTGGAGCAGACGGCCGGCGGGTGACGCCTGCTCCAGGAGGGCCTGTTGCCCGGGGTCTTCCGCGCCCACCTCCTGGCGCGCGTCGAGGTGGCTGGAGCGCCCGCTTACCCGGGCCGAGGTGGAGCGGACCACCCGGCTTGGCTGGTGA